Proteins encoded in a region of the Variovorax sp. PAMC 28711 genome:
- the mraZ gene encoding division/cell wall cluster transcriptional repressor MraZ, which translates to MFQGASSLSLDAKGRLSVPTRHRDVLSATAAGHLTITKHPHGCLMVFPRPEWEKFRERIAALPMSAQWWKRVFLGNAMDVEMDGTGRVLVSPELRTATGITRDALLLGMGNHFELWDKATYDAKEAEATQGDMPDVFQDFSF; encoded by the coding sequence GTGTTTCAAGGCGCTTCATCGCTCAGTCTGGATGCCAAGGGGAGGCTATCGGTGCCGACCCGGCACCGTGACGTCCTGAGCGCGACCGCCGCCGGCCATCTCACGATCACCAAGCATCCGCACGGCTGTCTCATGGTGTTCCCGCGGCCCGAGTGGGAGAAGTTTCGCGAGCGGATCGCGGCGCTCCCGATGTCGGCCCAATGGTGGAAGCGCGTCTTTCTAGGCAACGCGATGGATGTCGAAATGGACGGCACCGGCCGCGTGCTGGTGTCGCCCGAACTGCGCACCGCCACCGGCATCACCCGCGATGCATTGCTGCTCGGCATGGGCAACCATTTCGAACTCTGGGACAAGGCGACCTACGACGCCAAGGAAGCCGAAGCGACGCAGGGCGACATGCCCGACGTGTTTCAGGACTTCTCGTTCTGA
- the hslU gene encoding ATP-dependent protease ATPase subunit HslU, whose protein sequence is MSMTPQEIVSELDNHIVGQPDAKRAVAIALRNRWRRQQVGEPLRGEITPKNILMIGPTGVGKTEIARRLARLADAPFIKVEATKFTEVGYVGKDVDSIIRDLAEIAVKQTRESESVKVRVRAEDAAEDRILDVLLPPARTTDSAVVDTGNTTRQAFRKKLREHALDDKEIELDLAESRPPLEIMGPAGMEEMTEQLKGMFGQLGQTQRKTRKLKIAEAMRLLIDEEAAKLVNEEEIRAQAIANAEQNGIVFIDEIDKVASRSEAQGAEVSRQGVQRDLLPLVEGTAVSTKYGVVRTDHILFIASGAFHLSKPSDLIPELQGRFPIRVELQSLSIADFESILTQTRASLVKQYQALLATEGVTLDFTPDGITRLASIAFEVNERTENIGARRLSTVMERLLDEVSFDAMKLQGQSIRIDAAYVDGRLAALSHDEDLSRFIL, encoded by the coding sequence ATGTCCATGACCCCCCAGGAAATCGTCTCCGAACTCGACAACCACATCGTCGGTCAGCCCGATGCCAAGCGCGCGGTCGCGATCGCGTTGCGCAACCGCTGGCGGCGCCAGCAGGTCGGCGAACCGTTGCGTGGCGAGATCACGCCCAAGAACATTCTGATGATCGGCCCCACGGGCGTCGGCAAGACCGAGATTGCGCGCCGTCTGGCGCGTCTCGCGGATGCGCCGTTCATCAAGGTCGAGGCGACCAAGTTCACCGAGGTCGGCTACGTCGGCAAGGACGTGGATTCGATCATTCGCGACCTGGCCGAAATCGCGGTCAAGCAGACGCGCGAGAGCGAGAGCGTCAAGGTGCGCGTGCGCGCCGAAGACGCCGCCGAGGATCGCATCCTCGACGTGTTGCTCCCGCCCGCCCGCACCACCGACAGCGCCGTCGTCGATACCGGCAACACGACGCGCCAGGCGTTCCGCAAGAAACTGCGGGAACATGCGCTGGACGACAAGGAGATCGAGCTGGACCTGGCCGAGAGCCGCCCCCCGCTCGAGATCATGGGTCCGGCCGGCATGGAAGAAATGACCGAGCAGCTCAAGGGCATGTTCGGCCAGCTGGGCCAGACCCAACGCAAGACGCGCAAGCTCAAGATCGCCGAGGCCATGCGCCTGCTCATCGACGAGGAGGCCGCCAAGCTGGTCAACGAGGAAGAGATCCGCGCCCAGGCCATCGCCAACGCCGAACAGAACGGCATCGTGTTCATCGACGAGATCGACAAGGTGGCGAGCCGGTCGGAGGCGCAGGGCGCGGAGGTCTCGCGCCAGGGCGTGCAGCGCGACCTGCTGCCGTTGGTCGAGGGCACGGCGGTCAGTACCAAATATGGCGTGGTCCGCACCGATCACATCCTGTTCATCGCGAGCGGCGCGTTCCATTTGAGCAAGCCGAGCGACCTGATTCCCGAGCTGCAGGGGCGCTTTCCGATCCGGGTCGAGCTGCAGTCGCTGTCGATCGCCGATTTCGAGAGCATCCTCACGCAGACGCGTGCGTCGCTGGTCAAGCAATACCAGGCGCTGCTGGCCACCGAAGGCGTGACGCTGGACTTCACACCCGACGGCATCACCCGGCTCGCGAGCATCGCCTTCGAGGTGAACGAGCGCACCGAAAACATCGGTGCGCGCCGCTTGTCGACCGTGATGGAGCGCCTGCTCGACGAAGTGAGCTTCGATGCGATGAAGCTGCAAGGCCAGTCGATCCGCATCGACGCAGCCTACGTCGACGGCCGGCTTGCGGCACTAAGTCACGACGAAGACCTCTCTCGTTTCATCCTCTGA
- the hslV gene encoding ATP-dependent protease subunit HslV, translating to MEQFHGTTIVSVRRKTPDGDQVAIGGDGQVTLGNIIIKGTARKVRRLYHGKVIAGFAGATADAFTLFERFEAKLEKHQGNLTRAAVELTKDWRTDRVLRKLEAMLAVADATSSLIITGNGDVLEPESGVIAIGSGGAYAQSAAKALLDNTDLTAEQIVKKSLEIAGELCIYTNMNHTVETL from the coding sequence ATGGAACAGTTTCACGGCACCACCATCGTCAGTGTTCGTCGCAAAACCCCCGACGGCGACCAGGTCGCGATCGGGGGCGACGGGCAGGTCACACTCGGCAACATCATCATCAAGGGCACCGCGCGCAAGGTGCGCCGGCTCTATCACGGCAAGGTGATCGCCGGCTTCGCGGGCGCCACCGCCGACGCGTTCACGCTGTTCGAGCGCTTCGAGGCCAAGCTCGAAAAACACCAGGGCAACCTGACCCGCGCCGCGGTCGAGCTCACCAAGGACTGGCGCACCGATCGCGTGCTGCGCAAACTGGAAGCCATGCTGGCCGTGGCCGACGCGACCAGCTCGCTCATCATCACCGGCAACGGCGATGTGCTGGAGCCCGAAAGCGGCGTGATCGCGATCGGGTCCGGCGGTGCGTACGCGCAATCCGCGGCCAAGGCCTTGCTGGACAACACCGATCTGACCGCCGAGCAGATCGTCAAGAAATCGCTGGAGATCGCCGGCGAACTCTGCATTTACACCAACATGAACCACACGGTCGAGACGCTCTGA
- a CDS encoding STAS domain-containing protein codes for MAKEEPSRLFSKVAKFVRNPLKDWSELDEQDSDPAAADNGGYSREALKEMIERRQRNDFVRRREFDMLRKLRQREAAGARDPSATPSSFNVSSTHGKSDGRALTLKKIDEIEEQMSQQWWKGRGPNGEGAAPADMAAEHVRAYADTAPYTAQDAKAAEYAAISSLGRLDPAKLVYDSALQEASIRFAHGDDPGAEAIFLQALAPDGAQADHDETWLGLLDFYRATGDSEKFVAASTRYAQRLKKQGPPWLSLRALARDKQAALTAAAQGASAHGASPEGVDWVSPARLSREGLGELTRALAAAGGPTWTLDWRALTGIEPDAAAPLKSLFAHWTASPVQLRFVGASRLRAVLEAATPSNERSVDADWWQLRMEALRVMHDADDFELAALNYCITYEVSPPPWEDPVGLYAAIDAPGPGPAKVALPSFTLAGVDDEDDAPVEPGHPALIGELGGESSAVWRRLESELADADAPIISCSALVRIDLAAAGSLLAWVTERDGRGHRAEFIDAHRLIVAFFGVVGIADHAVITARHD; via the coding sequence ATGGCCAAGGAAGAACCCAGTCGTCTGTTTTCCAAGGTGGCGAAGTTCGTCCGCAATCCGCTGAAGGACTGGTCCGAACTCGACGAGCAGGACTCCGACCCGGCTGCGGCGGACAACGGCGGTTACAGCCGTGAAGCGCTCAAGGAAATGATCGAGCGGCGGCAGCGCAACGATTTCGTGCGCCGCCGCGAATTCGACATGCTGCGCAAGCTGCGCCAGCGCGAGGCGGCCGGTGCGCGCGACCCGTCGGCCACGCCATCGTCGTTCAACGTCAGCAGCACGCACGGCAAATCGGACGGCCGCGCACTCACGCTCAAGAAGATCGACGAGATCGAAGAGCAGATGTCGCAGCAGTGGTGGAAAGGGCGCGGGCCCAACGGCGAGGGCGCAGCGCCGGCGGACATGGCGGCCGAACACGTGCGTGCCTACGCCGATACGGCGCCCTACACGGCGCAAGACGCAAAGGCCGCGGAATATGCGGCGATCAGCAGCCTCGGCAGGCTGGATCCTGCCAAGCTGGTCTACGACAGCGCGCTGCAGGAAGCGTCGATCCGCTTTGCCCACGGGGACGACCCCGGTGCCGAAGCCATCTTCCTGCAAGCGCTCGCGCCCGATGGCGCGCAGGCCGACCACGACGAAACCTGGCTCGGGTTGCTCGATTTCTACCGTGCGACAGGCGACTCCGAAAAGTTCGTCGCCGCCAGCACCCGCTACGCGCAGCGCCTCAAGAAGCAGGGCCCGCCATGGCTTTCGTTGCGGGCACTGGCGCGCGACAAGCAGGCCGCGCTCACCGCCGCAGCGCAAGGTGCGTCCGCGCACGGCGCCTCGCCCGAAGGGGTCGACTGGGTGAGCCCGGCCCGGCTGAGCCGCGAGGGATTGGGCGAACTCACGCGCGCATTGGCTGCCGCCGGAGGCCCGACCTGGACGTTGGACTGGCGCGCCCTGACGGGCATCGAGCCCGATGCCGCCGCGCCGCTGAAGAGTCTTTTTGCGCACTGGACTGCGTCGCCCGTGCAGCTTCGTTTCGTCGGGGCGTCGCGCCTGCGGGCGGTGCTCGAAGCAGCCACACCGTCCAATGAACGCAGTGTCGATGCGGACTGGTGGCAACTGCGCATGGAAGCCTTGCGCGTCATGCACGACGCCGACGATTTCGAACTGGCCGCGCTCAATTACTGCATCACCTACGAAGTGTCGCCGCCGCCCTGGGAAGACCCGGTGGGGCTTTATGCGGCCATCGACGCCCCTGGCCCTGGGCCGGCCAAGGTGGCCCTGCCTTCATTCACGCTGGCTGGCGTGGACGACGAGGACGATGCGCCGGTCGAGCCCGGTCACCCGGCGCTGATCGGCGAGCTCGGCGGCGAATCGTCGGCGGTGTGGCGACGACTCGAATCCGAACTGGCAGACGCCGATGCGCCGATAATCTCGTGCTCGGCGCTGGTTCGCATCGATCTCGCCGCCGCCGGCAGCCTGCTGGCCTGGGTGACCGAGCGCGACGGGCGCGGTCATCGCGCCGAGTTCATCGATGCGCACCGCCTGATCGTCGCGTTTTTCGGTGTGGTCGGCATCGCCGACCATGCGGTGATCACCGCTCGCCACGACTGA
- the dksA gene encoding RNA polymerase-binding protein DksA: MKKPAVQAKPASKAAAKAPAAKKAAPAAKKVSPAKAVKSAPPPPPSKSPAIPMKKTAAATSPAPATPTPITSIPATPVPARGGRVSRLSQLTVPSMPQSIASTAAKSSFTQIVSTALVPPPHVAVKKDPKLANNWKTKTAQELVDAEVIAMPDSEYMNDKQMAFFRLKLIELKRGILENAGETTEHLREDTVVVPDPADRATIEEEHALELRTRDRERKLLKKIEQSIQRIDAGDYGYCDETGEPIGVGRLLARPTATLSLEAQQRRELKQKMFGD; encoded by the coding sequence GTGAAGAAACCTGCCGTTCAGGCCAAGCCCGCTTCGAAAGCCGCCGCCAAGGCGCCGGCCGCCAAGAAGGCTGCGCCTGCGGCGAAAAAGGTTTCACCGGCCAAGGCCGTCAAATCCGCCCCCCCGCCCCCTCCTTCCAAATCTCCTGCGATTCCCATGAAAAAAACGGCTGCCGCCACTTCTCCCGCCCCGGCGACACCTACACCGATCACCTCCATCCCCGCGACGCCGGTGCCGGCGCGCGGAGGTCGGGTGTCGCGCCTGTCGCAACTCACCGTGCCGTCGATGCCGCAATCCATCGCGTCGACCGCTGCGAAGTCCAGCTTCACGCAGATCGTGTCGACCGCACTGGTGCCGCCGCCGCACGTGGCCGTCAAGAAAGACCCGAAGCTCGCCAACAACTGGAAGACCAAGACGGCCCAGGAACTGGTCGATGCCGAAGTCATCGCGATGCCCGATTCGGAGTACATGAACGACAAGCAGATGGCGTTCTTTCGCCTGAAGCTGATCGAGCTGAAGCGCGGCATTCTGGAAAACGCCGGTGAAACCACCGAGCACCTGCGCGAAGACACCGTCGTCGTGCCCGATCCGGCCGACCGCGCCACCATCGAAGAAGAGCACGCGCTTGAACTGCGGACGCGCGATCGCGAACGCAAGCTGCTGAAGAAGATCGAGCAATCGATCCAGCGCATCGACGCCGGCGACTACGGCTACTGCGACGAGACCGGCGAGCCGATCGGCGTCGGCCGCCTGCTGGCGCGCCCGACCGCCACGCTGTCGCTCGAAGCGCAGCAACGGCGCGAGCTCAAGCAGAAGATGTTCGGCGACTGA
- a CDS encoding CobW family GTP-binding protein — MALIPATILTGFLGSGKTTLLKRILTEAHGQKIAVIENEFGEENIDSDILVTESKEQIVQMSNGCICCTIREDLREALQMLAAKKRKGLLDFDRVVIETTGLADPGPVAQTFFMDDEIAESYLLDSILTLVDAKHAPQQLNDRQEARRQVGFADQIFISKSELVSAEETDALIHRLKHMNPRAPQQKVHFGEVPLTSVFDLRGFNLNAKLDIDPDFLKEDDHAGHDHAHGEHCDHPSHAHGADGEGGHHHHTDDDVKSFVYKTDRAFDPAKLEDFLGAIVNIYGPRMLRYKGVLNMKGTERKVIFQGVHQLMGSDLGPAWGAEEARESRMVFIGIDMPREILEQGLDQCLV; from the coding sequence ATGGCCCTCATTCCCGCCACCATCCTCACCGGCTTCCTCGGCTCGGGCAAAACCACGCTGCTCAAGCGCATCCTGACCGAGGCCCACGGCCAGAAGATCGCGGTCATCGAGAACGAGTTCGGCGAAGAAAACATCGACAGCGACATCCTGGTGACCGAAAGCAAGGAGCAGATCGTCCAGATGAGCAACGGCTGCATCTGCTGCACCATCCGGGAGGACCTGCGCGAGGCGCTGCAGATGCTGGCCGCCAAGAAGCGCAAGGGCCTGCTCGACTTCGATCGCGTAGTGATCGAGACCACCGGCCTGGCCGATCCCGGCCCAGTGGCGCAAACCTTCTTCATGGACGACGAGATCGCCGAGAGCTATCTGCTCGACTCGATCCTCACGCTGGTCGACGCCAAGCACGCGCCGCAGCAACTCAACGACCGCCAGGAAGCGCGCCGTCAGGTGGGCTTCGCCGATCAGATTTTCATCAGCAAGAGCGAGCTGGTGTCGGCCGAAGAGACCGACGCGCTCATCCATCGCCTGAAGCACATGAACCCGCGCGCACCGCAGCAGAAGGTGCATTTCGGCGAGGTGCCGCTCACCAGCGTGTTCGACCTGCGTGGCTTCAACCTGAACGCCAAGCTCGACATCGACCCGGACTTCCTGAAGGAAGACGACCACGCCGGCCACGACCATGCGCACGGCGAGCACTGCGACCATCCGTCGCATGCACACGGCGCGGATGGTGAAGGCGGCCACCACCATCACACCGACGACGACGTCAAAAGCTTCGTCTACAAGACCGATCGGGCGTTCGATCCGGCCAAGCTCGAAGACTTCCTCGGCGCCATCGTCAATATCTACGGCCCGCGCATGCTGCGCTACAAGGGTGTGCTCAATATGAAGGGCACCGAGCGCAAGGTGATCTTCCAAGGGGTGCACCAGCTGATGGGCAGCGATCTCGGGCCGGCCTGGGGCGCCGAGGAAGCGCGCGAGAGCCGCATGGTGTTCATCGGCATCGACATGCCGCGCGAAATCCTCGAGCAAGGCCTCGATCAGTGCCTTGTTTGA
- a CDS encoding class I SAM-dependent rRNA methyltransferase, whose product MKTLRLKPGKEKSLLRRHPWVFESAIARGGADSGETVRVESHDGEFLAWAAFSPTSQIRARAWSFVEPQRIDAAFLAALCTRAVDARRYFDLQSDGIRLVHGEADGLPGLIVDRYGDTLVAQFGAAGVERWKDVLADALLAATGLTQLYERSDASGREREGLKPVTGWLRGDGPTEIAIREHDWQLTLDIATGHKTGFYLDQRDSRKRFAEIAQHRRFRRLLNCFCYTGGFTVAALAGLKAAGALEGATLTSIDSSLLALERAKAHVALNGFESVACDFLDADVNASLRRFIEEGRTFDAIVLDPPKFAPTAAHAERAARAYKDINRLALKLLEPGGVLFTFSCSGGIGADLFHKIVAGAGLDAGVDGYISERLGAAPDHPMTIEFPEGEYLKGLVVVRK is encoded by the coding sequence ATGAAAACCCTCCGCCTCAAGCCCGGCAAGGAAAAATCCCTGCTGCGACGCCATCCCTGGGTCTTCGAATCCGCCATCGCACGCGGTGGCGCCGATTCCGGCGAAACGGTGCGCGTGGAATCGCACGACGGCGAGTTCCTGGCGTGGGCGGCGTTCAGCCCGACGTCGCAGATTCGTGCGCGTGCATGGAGCTTCGTCGAGCCGCAGCGCATCGACGCGGCGTTTCTCGCGGCGCTCTGCACGCGCGCTGTCGACGCGCGGCGGTATTTCGACCTGCAGAGCGACGGCATCCGCCTCGTGCACGGCGAGGCCGACGGGCTGCCGGGGCTGATCGTCGACCGCTACGGCGACACGCTGGTCGCGCAATTCGGCGCTGCCGGCGTCGAGCGCTGGAAAGACGTGCTGGCCGATGCGCTGCTGGCCGCGACCGGGCTCACGCAGCTCTACGAACGCTCCGATGCGAGCGGGCGCGAGCGCGAAGGGCTGAAGCCGGTCACCGGCTGGCTGCGCGGGGACGGGCCGACCGAGATCGCGATCCGCGAGCACGACTGGCAGCTCACGCTCGACATCGCGACCGGCCACAAGACCGGCTTCTACCTCGACCAGCGCGACAGCCGCAAGCGCTTCGCCGAGATCGCACAGCACCGCCGATTTCGCCGCTTGCTCAACTGCTTTTGCTACACCGGCGGCTTCACGGTCGCGGCGCTCGCGGGGCTCAAGGCGGCCGGCGCGCTCGAAGGCGCGACGCTGACGTCGATCGATTCGTCGCTGCTCGCGCTGGAGCGCGCGAAAGCGCACGTCGCACTCAACGGGTTCGAGAGCGTTGCCTGCGATTTTCTCGATGCGGATGTCAACGCATCTCTGCGCCGCTTCATCGAAGAAGGCCGCACCTTCGACGCGATCGTGCTCGACCCGCCGAAGTTCGCGCCCACGGCAGCGCATGCCGAGCGCGCCGCGCGCGCCTACAAGGACATCAACCGCCTCGCGCTCAAGCTGCTGGAGCCGGGCGGCGTGCTGTTCACGTTCAGCTGCTCGGGCGGCATCGGTGCCGACCTGTTCCACAAGATCGTGGCCGGTGCGGGGCTGGATGCGGGCGTCGACGGCTACATCAGCGAACGGCTCGGCGCCGCGCCCGACCACCCGATGACCATCGAATTTCCCGAAGGAGAGTACTTGAAGGGGCTGGTGGTCGTGCGCAAATAA
- a CDS encoding tyrosine recombinase XerC: protein MATCTDSALVEKYLAHVRVERRLAARTVDIYAIHLQALQEKATEAGLAFDKVQPANVRRWMAQMHGAGREPRGIALVLSCWRSFFRWLGNEGLVPGNPVQDVKAPKAGRPLPKALPVDDAVQLAEHRDAAADPRTEARDRAIVELLYGCGLRVSELTGLDARASATAQGWVDLDALEASVLGKGSKRRSVPVGSKAAAALGEWLALRGTHDDVALFLNAKGRRMSAQAVWKLLRDRSLKAGLAAPVHPHMLRHSFASHVLQSSSDLRAVQELLGHANITTTQVYTRLDFQHLAKTYDAFHPRAKVKDINQ, encoded by the coding sequence ATGGCTACTTGCACTGACAGCGCGCTGGTCGAGAAATACCTCGCGCATGTGCGCGTGGAGCGCCGGCTCGCGGCGCGCACGGTCGACATCTACGCGATCCATTTGCAGGCGCTGCAAGAGAAGGCGACCGAAGCCGGCCTCGCGTTCGACAAGGTGCAGCCCGCGAACGTGCGGCGCTGGATGGCGCAGATGCACGGCGCCGGGCGCGAGCCGCGCGGCATCGCGCTGGTGCTGTCGTGCTGGCGCAGCTTTTTTCGCTGGCTCGGCAATGAAGGCCTGGTGCCCGGCAACCCGGTGCAGGACGTGAAGGCGCCCAAGGCCGGCCGACCGTTGCCGAAGGCGCTGCCGGTCGACGACGCGGTGCAGCTGGCCGAGCACCGCGATGCCGCCGCCGACCCCCGAACCGAAGCACGCGACCGCGCGATCGTCGAGCTGCTTTATGGCTGCGGCCTGCGCGTGAGCGAGCTGACGGGGCTCGACGCGCGTGCCAGCGCCACCGCGCAAGGCTGGGTCGACCTCGACGCGTTGGAGGCCAGCGTGCTCGGCAAGGGCAGCAAGCGGCGCAGCGTGCCGGTCGGCAGCAAGGCCGCTGCGGCGCTGGGCGAATGGCTCGCGTTGCGCGGCACGCACGACGACGTGGCGCTGTTCCTGAACGCGAAAGGCCGGCGCATGTCGGCCCAGGCGGTCTGGAAGCTGTTGCGCGACCGCAGCCTGAAAGCCGGCCTCGCGGCGCCGGTGCATCCGCACATGCTGCGGCACTCGTTCGCGAGCCACGTCCTGCAGTCCAGCAGCGACCTGCGCGCGGTGCAGGAACTGCTGGGCCACGCCAACATCACGACGACGCAGGTCTACACCCGGCTCGATTTCCAGCATCTGGCCAAGACCTACGACGCGTTCCATCCCCGGGCCAAAGTCAAAGACATCAACCAATGA
- a CDS encoding YdcF family protein, with translation MRRWALAALAAGVVGYAAIWLMVWRTAAERLANPPLRNADAALVLGNRAYLHGRPNPCLTGRVDAALALAQAGRVPRLVFSGGVDREDGRIEAEVMQTHAQQAGYTGPMVLERASQSTRQNLSLSLPMLQAAGVKRVIVVSEPYHLWRVERLVRASGFDRAFDVQYAAAPSSCWTRWGMAFKGALREPLAIINNAGHGYLH, from the coding sequence CATGGTGTGGCGCACCGCGGCCGAACGACTCGCGAATCCGCCGCTTCGAAACGCTGATGCGGCGCTGGTGCTGGGCAACCGCGCGTACCTGCACGGTCGCCCCAATCCCTGCCTGACCGGCCGCGTCGACGCGGCATTGGCGCTCGCGCAGGCGGGCCGCGTGCCCCGGCTCGTGTTCTCTGGCGGCGTCGACCGGGAAGACGGACGCATCGAAGCCGAGGTGATGCAGACGCATGCACAGCAGGCCGGCTACACCGGGCCGATGGTGCTGGAGCGCGCTTCCCAGTCGACTCGCCAGAACCTTTCGCTCTCGCTTCCGATGCTGCAGGCCGCGGGCGTGAAGCGCGTGATCGTCGTGTCGGAGCCGTACCACCTATGGCGCGTCGAGCGGCTCGTGCGGGCGAGCGGTTTCGACCGCGCATTCGACGTTCAATACGCGGCTGCGCCATCGTCCTGCTGGACGCGCTGGGGCATGGCGTTCAAGGGTGCGTTGCGCGAGCCGCTGGCCATCATCAACAATGCGGGCCATGGCTACTTGCACTGA